AGAGATGGTGCTTACATCGAGTCTCTTGGATACTACAACCCTCTGAAAGAAGGGGAAATAAAGATCGATGTGGAAAGAGCCGTGGAATGGATTCTGAAAGGAGCTCAGCCGAGCGACACTGTGAGGGATATCTTCAGAAAATTCGGGGTTATGAAGAGGGTCCACGAGATAAAGTACGGAAAGAAAGAGGAGGCCACGGCTGAATGAAGGAGCTCCTCGAGAAGATTCTTCGGGGAATAGTGAAGCATCCCGAAGAGGTTGTGGTCATGGAGTTCGACGAAGAAGGAAAGAAAGTATACGAAATCGTTGTGAACGAAGAAGATGTTGGACAGGTCATAGGAAAAGATGGAAGAACGATAAAATCTTTGAAGATACTTTTGAGTGCGCTCATGGGAGATTCTAAGGAGATCACCATCAAGGTGGTCCGGTGAGAGTATGATAAGAACCATTCAAGACCTGTTGGATGAAAGAGTAGCGATTGGAAAGATCGTCAACACACACGGCCTCAAGGGAGAGGTCAAGTTCTTTCCTTACACGAACTCTGAAGAAATCGTGAAGAACCTCTCCGATGTGATTCTTTATAACAGCGAGAAGAAGGCGTTTTACAACCTCACCGTTGAGTCTGTGAGGAGGATGAACAAGCTCTTTCTCATCAGGTTCAAATCGATAGACACGATAGAAGCCGCAGAAAAGATCAAAGGCTGTGAAGTCTTCGTAAAATACGAGGAACTACCAAAGCTCAACGAAGACGAATACTACTTTTACGAAATACTGGACTGCGATGTTTTCTACGAGTCTGGTGAAAACGTTGGAAAAGTAGTTGACATAATAGAAACCGGTTCGAACGACGTACTCGTGGTGAGGAAAAAGAAGAAAGAAACCCTGATCCCCATGACGAAGGACTGTATCGTTGAGATCGATAAAGGTGCGAAAAGGATCATAGCAAAGGAAATGGAGTGGATTTGATGAGGATCACCATTGTAACAATATTCCCTGAAATGGTCGAAGTTATAAAAAAGTACGGCGTCATAGCCCGGGCGGTAGAGAGAGGCATCGTGGAGATAAACGTGGAGAATTTGAGGGATTACACCACCGACAGACACAGAACGGTTGACGATTATCAATACGGCGGCGGATACGGCATGGTGATGAAACCTGAACCTTTCTTCAGATTCTACGAAAGTTACGTAGAAAAATACGGAAAACCTTACGTTGTTCTCACAAGTCCGCAGGGAAGAATTTTCAACTACAAGATAGCAGAAGAACTTTCAAAAAAGGAAGACATCGTTATATTCTGTGGAAGGTACGAAGGAATAGATGAAAGAGTGATGAGCATCGTTGACGATGAAATATCCATAGGAGACTACATACTCACAGGTGGAGAGCTACCCGCAATGGTCATAACTGACGCTGTTGTGAGGCTTGTACCGGGTGTTGTCGAGAGAGAATCTGTAGAAAGAGAATCGTTTCATCAGGGACTGCTTGATCATCCCGTTTACACACGGCCTTATGAGTACAAGGGTATGAAAGTTCCAGATGTTCTCCTCTCTGGAGACCACGAAAAGGTGGAACTCTGGAGAAGAAAGGAGAGCATAAAGAAAACACTGGCAAAGAGGCCAGATCTTTTCTTAGCGAAGGAACTGGACGAAATGGACAAATTGGCTATAATAGAGTTGTTCAGGGAGATGATGGAGAAATGTTAGAGAAGGTGTACGTGGCCCTGATTCACTACCCAATAAAAGGAAAAGACGGCAGCATCATATCAACGGCCGTGACAAACCTTGATGTCCACGATATAGCAAGGACCGCGAGAACGTACAACCTCAAGGGATACTACATTGTGACTAACCTCAGAGCGCAGCAGGATATGGTAAGCAAGATGCTGAAGTTCTGGAGAGAAGGTTTTGGAAGCCGGTACAACCCTTCCAGAACGGAATCTCTCACACTTGTGAAGCTCAAATCCTATCTGGAAGATGTGTTGGAAGACATAGAAATCCTCGAAGGAGAAAGACCTTTGATCTTCTTCACCTCTGCGAAAAAACGCGAAAATGATATTTCTTTCGAAGAGGGAAGAAGAATAATCATGGAAACCGAGAAACCTGTTCTCATACTTCTCGGTACAGGCTGGGGTCTTCCCGATGAAATTCTCGAGATATCCGATTACGTACTGGAGCCCATAAGGGCGCAGTCTGATTTCAACCATCTTTCCGTGAGAGCGGCTGCTGCCATCATCATCGATCGGTTGATAGGAGAAAATTACGCGAGGAGGGATTGAAGATGGATCATCTTGTGAAAATCATCGAAAAGAAATATGAAAAAAAGGAGATTCCCGATTTCAGACCAGGAGACACCGTGAGGGTACACGTGAAAGTTATAGAAGGTGACAGAGAAAGAACACAGGTGTTTGAAGGAATCGTCATCGCAAAGAGAGGTTCCGGAATAAACAAAACGTTCACAGTGAGAAGAATAGGCAGCCACGGTGTTGGAGTAGAAAGGATCTTCCCCGTCCACTCCCCGGTTGTTGAGAAGATCGAGGTTGTGAGAAAGGGTAAGGTGAGGAGAGCCAAGCTCTACTACCTCAGGAACGTCAGAGGTAAGATCAGGATCAAGGAGCGCAGAGATTGATGAACCTGAAAAAAGAATCCGTGGAATGGATCAAGGCACTACTTTACGCACTGGTTGCAGCTACGATCGTGAGGCTCTACATATTCGAGACTATGCTGGTTCCAACTGGGTCGATGATCCCAACGATACAGATTGGGGATCGACTCTTCGTCGAAAAGATCACGTACACTGTACGTGAACCGCAGATAGGAGAGATTGTGGTTTTCTGGTCACCGTTCGTGGATGAAAGAGCAAGCCACATGCTTCGACTTTTCGATAAATTCATGGATCTCTTTTCTCCCAGTAAGTTCAGGGGTCATGTAAAGTACGTGAAGCGTCTCGTTGGAAAGGGTGGAGACGTCCTCGAAATAAAGGACGGAAAGCTCTACGTGAACGGTGAAATTCCGGAAGTTTTGAAGGACAGGTACTACGAACCGGAGGGAATCTTCAAGTACGAAGATTTTTACGATTGGCTGTACACGGCCAGCAAGCTGAGAAAAGACAAACAGGCGTACAGAGATTTCATATACGATATCGCGAAGAATTACGGTAGAACAGCGGCAGTTCTTGTTTTCTCCCTCATCGGGGAGGAAGGTCTAAGCTACGGAGAAGCTTTCCTCCCCGGTTTGTTGAACTATTTCGATCCATCCATGGTTTACTACGACGAGAAAACGAAGTCCTATTACATCCCAGGAATGATCTACCATGAGTTTTACGAGGAATATTACTCCAAACTCGATCTCAAGAAGTACGTCGGAAAAACAGATGATGGTACGATCAGAATAAGGGTGCCGGAAGGATTTTACTTTCTGATGGGGGACAACACAAAGGAAAGTCTTGACTGCAGATATTTCGGTTTTGTCCCGAAGGACCACATCATAGGATGGCCGATCTTGAGGATCTGGCCCTTTGAGAGGTTCGGTCCTATTCAGAAATACTAAGGATGAACAGAATCAAAAAAGCAGTAGAGATTTCCACTTCTGGTGACAACCACCACACGTTCTTCGCCAACAACGGGTTCTACGGTGCTCTCCCCGACCTTTCTTTCCCATCTTCTCTTTCCATCGAGTGTGAAGGAGTAAAGAACGTCCTCAGACACGAAGTATACGTATCCTTCCCTTGAAACAGCCACCGGAGAAGGAGTGGAAGCTGAGATGATTCTTTTCACATTCCCAGAAAGATCGATCGAGTAGATTCCATCTTCCGCGTTCACGAAAACGGTATCTCCGAAAGCTGAAAGTTGTGAATTCAACGAGAGAGGAAGTTTCTTTTTCCAGATCAAATCACCGTTCGTTCTGTTAACGCACAACAACCAGCCTGAGTTACTTCCAGTGATCACATATCCGTCGATGATTATCGGTTTCATCGTTAGAAGATATCCTGCGCGGGTTTTCCATCTCAAGGAACCATTCGAATAGAGAGAGTACAGACTTCTCGAAGTTCCAAAATAGACGACTCCGTTTTCATCGACCGTTACACCGGTTGAAATCCACTCTTCGTCTTTGAATCGCCACACGATGGAAGAATCGTGATCGATGAAGTACACTTCGCCGCTGTCGGTGGCAAGGTAAATACCGTAGGAATTCACTTCAAAAGCCTTTGAAACATCAGCCCCAAGATCGATTTTCCACACCAGCTGGCCGTTTCGAGATATGGCGTAGAGGAAGTTATCCCAGCTCGTTACGTAGATCCTTTCCATGAAAACGCGGGGTGGTGCTGTTATAACGAAACCTGTTCTGTAGCTCCAGAGTTTTCCTCCGCTCATCGAGATAGCGTGAACGATTCCTTCTACATCTGCTACAACCAGCAGATTCTCAAAAATGACAGGTGAAGATCTCACCTCGGCTTCCAAACCCAGCTGCCAGATCAGATCTCCCGGTATGTACATCTCACCCTGAGCAAGAACCGGAAAAACCCTTTGAGCTGTTCCGATCTTCTTCAAAGAGAAGGCTCCCACTCTGTAGAGGTCGTTACCTTTTGTGAAGAGGATTGAATCCTGGAGTTTTACAACCGATGTGGTGTTTCCACTTGCGATGTACTCCTTGAACGCTCTGGGAGACGTCAATTTTGCCGCGTTCAAGGTGATCACTTTGTTTCTGAAAAAGACGACCAGAAAGTCTTCGATCCATTCTAAGTCTTCTGCTTCTTCAAATTTCGAGAAGAAAACGACCTTCGGTGCCAGAACGTTTTCCAAATCCACCAGAAAAATCGTTCCATCGGAAGTTAAGGCGGCGAACGCTTTTTTATTTTTGTTTACAGAAATCTTGTTTATCTCTGCCTTGGCCTCTATCTTCCAGATCTCTTCGCTGTTTTTCATGAGAGAAACGTATTTTCCATGACCCACCAGCAGGTAGCCTTCGTAGAAATCGACGTCAGAAACGGATTGTTGAAAACTGATCTTGCCGTATTTGAAAGAAACGGGATCCAGAAGCAGAACCTCTTTTTCGCAGATTACCACCAAACGTTCATCGTTCCACTTCAATTTCTTTGCCGGTATTTTCAGCGATCGGATGATTTCTTTGCTCCTCAGATTGTACTCCAGGAGAGCGTTTCCGGTCGCAAAATATGCCGTATCCGAAACCACGACTCCATCGAGGGGAGAGAACGGAAGGACGATCTCCAGGTTCTTCTTCAAGGAGTCTCCTTCCACTTCCACGAGGGAGGCGAGGTTTCCCTGGACGACCATGAGTTGCGCTGAGAATAGGTAAGACGCGAGAAGGATGCAAAAGAAGACGATTTTCCTCCACATGTATTTCAACTCCGGCTGTTAAAATATGATCTGGTACAGTAAAAATATAGCACGAATCGAGGTGAAAAGATGAAGCGCGTGGCGGCAGTGATCGAATACGATGGAAGTAATTTCTTTGGATATCAGGGGCAACCCGATGTCAGAACGGTTCAGGGAGTCATAGAAGACGCTCTTGAGAGGATATTCAAACAGAGAATCTACACCCAGGCAGCGGGAAGAACGGACGCCGGTGTTCATGCGAACGGTCAGCTCATCGCTTTCAACTGTCCGAACGATCGAATGACCACTGAGGACATAAAAAACGCCATGAACGCGAATCTTCCAGATGATGTTTATGTGAAAGAGGTTTTCGAGGTCTCCAAAAATTTTCATCCCCGTTTCGATGTGAAAAAAAGAATCTATCACTACTTCATCCTGACCTCGAAGCAGAAGAACGTTTTCCTCAGGAAATACGTCTGGTGGTTTCCCTACGAGCTCGATCTCGATGCGATGCGAAAAGCAGCGAAGTACCTGGAGGGTACCCATGACTTCACCTCTTTCAAGACGGGGAGTGATGAAAGAGATCCTGTGCGGACCATATACAGAATCAGAATTTTGAGGTTAAAAAACGATCTTGTTCTTATAAGAGTGGAGGGGAGATCCTTTCTGAGAAGAATGGTTCGAAACATCGTTGCCGCTCTTGTAAAAGTTGGTTTGAAGCAGTGGGAACCTGAGAAGATGAAGGAGGTGCTCGAAGCACGCGACAGGAGCGCGGCGGCTGGTACCGCACCTGCACATGGCTTGTACTTTTACAAAGTGCTGTTTTGATTCTTGCTTTCAATTACAGGATTGAGGAAAACGGAGTGCTTTACTTCCTCGGTGATGCGACGCCAACGTCGTATGAGATGGAGATCATCGAGGAATGGAAACGCCTTCCTGTGGTGACCCTTGTTTACGACGGCCCCTCTGAGTACGAAGGCGCTGTGAGAGATTTTCTCTCTGAAGAAGGAGTACTGACTGGTTCGGGAACACCCCTCATTGTCAAGATTCGAACTAAGGAAAATTACGTTGCCTTTCAGTTGATATTCGAAGAAAAGTCCGTGGATAACTTTGAAAATCTCTCAACAAAAGACACCTTCCCGGAACACTTCAGAAAAGCTATTAGGGAAATCTTTCCAGACTCTCAGCTTCCCGATGAGTTTTTCCTCGTCGTTTACAGAGATGGAAAGTTTGAAAGGAGCCTTCAACCGACTTCGACTCTTCCGGGAAGAAAAGCTCCCGTGGTGATAATTCCTCAGTGGAAAGAGAAACATACTCTGGAAATAGGAAACTACAGAAAGGTGGTTGACGAAGGGTTTTACCAGATCGGTGGGAAGATGATATACGCAGGAAGGGACATTTTCATAGAAGACGTCCCTGGACTCTACAGAAACATCGATATGGTCTTTTTGGACGGAGAAAAAGAATACATCTATCGCGATGGATTTCTTATGATGGAAGAAAAAACTCTAAAGGTCGAAGAGCCTGTTGATGTGGTTGATGGAATAGTGATCACCAGACACAGGATGGGAAGTAAAGAGATCGATGATACAATTCTGTTCAGATGGGACAATTTTGTTTTAACGGCATCGGGTTTCCTCATGGATATAAGAGGAAAATGGTCGTGGAAAGTTTCAAATACACCGGTAGAGTTTTCCTTTCAGGGTGATGTTTTCTACGTACTCGATGTGTGCGGTTTCTTGAGAAGTTACAATCTCAAAACAAGACAGCTTCTCTGGGAGAAAAAATTCGAAGGAGCCTGGGGACTGGACTCTTCTAAGGATCGGGTTTTCCTGGGTGCTGGAGACGAAGTACTCGTTTTGAACGCACAGGACGGAGAGACGATCGAAAGAATGGAAGCAGATGATTTCGCTGTGTGGAAGGGTAGACTGCTCGTTTACAAAGATGGAAAGGTAGATGGAGAGGATATGGAAGGGTTCTTCATCAGAAACTTTGGGATGCCTCTCTTCGTTTCGGGAAAGCGAGTTGTGATGTTTGGTACGGAGAAAAAGGAGTTCGAAGAAGTTGAGAAAGTGCGTCTTTTTGACTGGGGAACGGTGATAAAGGCAGGGGATGAATTGTGGCTGATAAGAAGAGATTAGACCAGCTTGTTTTAGAAAGGGGACTCGTGGAGAGCAGAGAAAAAGCGAAGACGTTAATCATGGCGGGGAAGGTCCTCGTGAACGGAGAAAAAGTCACAAAGGCCAGCAAACTCGTTCCAGAAGATGCCGATGTCGAACTCCTCGAGGAGCCAAAGTATGTGAGCAGAGGAGGGTACAAACTCGAGTCTGCCTTCGAGAGTTTCAAAATAGACGTTTCAGGGAA
The sequence above is a segment of the Thermotoga sp. Mc24 genome. Coding sequences within it:
- the rpsP gene encoding 30S ribosomal protein S16 → MVRIRLTRMGKRHQPFYRIVVVDSRKRRDGAYIESLGYYNPLKEGEIKIDVERAVEWILKGAQPSDTVRDIFRKFGVMKRVHEIKYGKKEEATAE
- a CDS encoding KH domain-containing protein, with translation MKELLEKILRGIVKHPEEVVVMEFDEEGKKVYEIVVNEEDVGQVIGKDGRTIKSLKILLSALMGDSKEITIKVVR
- the rimM gene encoding ribosome maturation factor RimM (Essential for efficient processing of 16S rRNA), coding for MIRTIQDLLDERVAIGKIVNTHGLKGEVKFFPYTNSEEIVKNLSDVILYNSEKKAFYNLTVESVRRMNKLFLIRFKSIDTIEAAEKIKGCEVFVKYEELPKLNEDEYYFYEILDCDVFYESGENVGKVVDIIETGSNDVLVVRKKKKETLIPMTKDCIVEIDKGAKRIIAKEMEWI
- the trmD gene encoding tRNA (guanosine(37)-N1)-methyltransferase TrmD; this encodes MRITIVTIFPEMVEVIKKYGVIARAVERGIVEINVENLRDYTTDRHRTVDDYQYGGGYGMVMKPEPFFRFYESYVEKYGKPYVVLTSPQGRIFNYKIAEELSKKEDIVIFCGRYEGIDERVMSIVDDEISIGDYILTGGELPAMVITDAVVRLVPGVVERESVERESFHQGLLDHPVYTRPYEYKGMKVPDVLLSGDHEKVELWRRKESIKKTLAKRPDLFLAKELDEMDKLAIIELFREMMEKC
- a CDS encoding RNA methyltransferase: MLEKVYVALIHYPIKGKDGSIISTAVTNLDVHDIARTARTYNLKGYYIVTNLRAQQDMVSKMLKFWREGFGSRYNPSRTESLTLVKLKSYLEDVLEDIEILEGERPLIFFTSAKKRENDISFEEGRRIIMETEKPVLILLGTGWGLPDEILEISDYVLEPIRAQSDFNHLSVRAAAAIIIDRLIGENYARRD
- the rplS gene encoding 50S ribosomal protein L19, which codes for MDHLVKIIEKKYEKKEIPDFRPGDTVRVHVKVIEGDRERTQVFEGIVIAKRGSGINKTFTVRRIGSHGVGVERIFPVHSPVVEKIEVVRKGKVRRAKLYYLRNVRGKIRIKERRD
- the lepB gene encoding signal peptidase I — encoded protein: MNLKKESVEWIKALLYALVAATIVRLYIFETMLVPTGSMIPTIQIGDRLFVEKITYTVREPQIGEIVVFWSPFVDERASHMLRLFDKFMDLFSPSKFRGHVKYVKRLVGKGGDVLEIKDGKLYVNGEIPEVLKDRYYEPEGIFKYEDFYDWLYTASKLRKDKQAYRDFIYDIAKNYGRTAAVLVFSLIGEEGLSYGEAFLPGLLNYFDPSMVYYDEKTKSYYIPGMIYHEFYEEYYSKLDLKKYVGKTDDGTIRIRVPEGFYFLMGDNTKESLDCRYFGFVPKDHIIGWPILRIWPFERFGPIQKY
- a CDS encoding outer membrane protein assembly factor BamB family protein, yielding MWRKIVFFCILLASYLFSAQLMVVQGNLASLVEVEGDSLKKNLEIVLPFSPLDGVVVSDTAYFATGNALLEYNLRSKEIIRSLKIPAKKLKWNDERLVVICEKEVLLLDPVSFKYGKISFQQSVSDVDFYEGYLLVGHGKYVSLMKNSEEIWKIEAKAEINKISVNKNKKAFAALTSDGTIFLVDLENVLAPKVVFFSKFEEAEDLEWIEDFLVVFFRNKVITLNAAKLTSPRAFKEYIASGNTTSVVKLQDSILFTKGNDLYRVGAFSLKKIGTAQRVFPVLAQGEMYIPGDLIWQLGLEAEVRSSPVIFENLLVVADVEGIVHAISMSGGKLWSYRTGFVITAPPRVFMERIYVTSWDNFLYAISRNGQLVWKIDLGADVSKAFEVNSYGIYLATDSGEVYFIDHDSSIVWRFKDEEWISTGVTVDENGVVYFGTSRSLYSLYSNGSLRWKTRAGYLLTMKPIIIDGYVITGSNSGWLLCVNRTNGDLIWKKKLPLSLNSQLSAFGDTVFVNAEDGIYSIDLSGNVKRIISASTPSPVAVSREGYVYFVSEDVLYSFTLDGKRRWERKVGESTVEPVVGEERVVVVTRSGNLYCFFDSVHP
- the truA gene encoding tRNA pseudouridine(38-40) synthase TruA, which translates into the protein MKRVAAVIEYDGSNFFGYQGQPDVRTVQGVIEDALERIFKQRIYTQAAGRTDAGVHANGQLIAFNCPNDRMTTEDIKNAMNANLPDDVYVKEVFEVSKNFHPRFDVKKRIYHYFILTSKQKNVFLRKYVWWFPYELDLDAMRKAAKYLEGTHDFTSFKTGSDERDPVRTIYRIRILRLKNDLVLIRVEGRSFLRRMVRNIVAALVKVGLKQWEPEKMKEVLEARDRSAAAGTAPAHGLYFYKVLF
- a CDS encoding PQQ-binding-like beta-propeller repeat protein gives rise to the protein MLYFLGDATPTSYEMEIIEEWKRLPVVTLVYDGPSEYEGAVRDFLSEEGVLTGSGTPLIVKIRTKENYVAFQLIFEEKSVDNFENLSTKDTFPEHFRKAIREIFPDSQLPDEFFLVVYRDGKFERSLQPTSTLPGRKAPVVIIPQWKEKHTLEIGNYRKVVDEGFYQIGGKMIYAGRDIFIEDVPGLYRNIDMVFLDGEKEYIYRDGFLMMEEKTLKVEEPVDVVDGIVITRHRMGSKEIDDTILFRWDNFVLTASGFLMDIRGKWSWKVSNTPVEFSFQGDVFYVLDVCGFLRSYNLKTRQLLWEKKFEGAWGLDSSKDRVFLGAGDEVLVLNAQDGETIERMEADDFAVWKGRLLVYKDGKVDGEDMEGFFIRNFGMPLFVSGKRVVMFGTEKKEFEEVEKVRLFDWGTVIKAGDELWLIRRD